In Georgenia soli, a genomic segment contains:
- a CDS encoding MarR family winged helix-turn-helix transcriptional regulator, translating to MEDRVDRYLTQWRAVRPELDTAPMGVVGRLSRAAQLLDRELRTFFTANDLQPGEFDILATLRRSGEPYRLTPGALVSTSMVTSGAITNRLDHLVAKGYVTRETDPANRRSVLITLTDAGREKVDAVVGEHLENERRLLSALTPAEQDRLANLLRKLLVGRGDVPDGA from the coding sequence ATGGAGGACAGGGTCGACCGGTACCTCACGCAGTGGCGTGCGGTGCGCCCGGAGCTCGACACGGCGCCGATGGGGGTCGTGGGGAGGCTGAGCCGCGCGGCGCAGCTGCTGGACCGCGAGCTCCGCACCTTCTTCACCGCGAACGACCTGCAGCCCGGGGAGTTCGACATCCTCGCCACGCTCCGCCGCTCCGGGGAGCCCTACCGCCTCACGCCGGGGGCGCTCGTGAGCACGTCCATGGTGACGTCCGGCGCGATCACCAACCGGCTGGACCACCTGGTGGCCAAGGGCTACGTCACGCGCGAGACCGACCCGGCGAACCGGCGCTCGGTCCTCATCACGCTCACGGACGCCGGGCGCGAGAAGGTCGACGCCGTCGTCGGCGAGCACCTGGAGAACGAGCGCCGGCTGCTGTCCGCGCTGACGCCCGCGGAGCAGGACCGGCTCGCGAACCTGCTGCGCAAGCTGCTGGTCGGGCGGGGGGACGTCCCGGACGGCGCCTGA
- a CDS encoding cupin domain-containing protein, whose protein sequence is MASAETKNFSSPDETREFKGKGRAEFLTVNGRPVSKGTFEPGWKWSVNLRPIAQTDSCQVEHLGYVISGRMRVVMDDGTQFEVGPDDLFALPPGHDAEVVGDETCVLVDFGQVGQYATPPAS, encoded by the coding sequence ATGGCCAGCGCCGAGACCAAGAACTTCAGCTCGCCCGACGAGACCCGGGAGTTCAAGGGGAAGGGCCGCGCAGAGTTCCTCACCGTGAACGGACGCCCGGTCAGCAAGGGAACCTTCGAGCCGGGGTGGAAGTGGTCGGTGAACCTCAGGCCGATCGCCCAGACGGACTCCTGCCAGGTCGAGCACCTCGGGTACGTCATCTCCGGCAGGATGCGGGTCGTCATGGACGACGGCACGCAGTTCGAGGTCGGCCCCGACGACCTGTTCGCGCTGCCGCCCGGCCACGACGCCGAGGTGGTCGGGGACGAGACGTGCGTGCTGGTCGACTTCGGCCAGGTCGGCCAGTACGCGACGCCGCCTGCTTCCTAA
- a CDS encoding glycoside hydrolase family 15 protein: MGMRIEDYAPIGDLHTMALVGRNGSIDWLCLPRFDSSACFAALLGNEQAGAWRIAPASGETCTRRRYREDTLILETEWDTDEGTVRLIDCMPVRDRAADVVRIVEGVSGRVPMRMEMRLRFDYGHIVPWVTRRGEQLSAVAGPDAVWLDTPAPLVGKDLSTVAEFEVAAGQRVPFVLTHHPSHERAPERRDPEEVLRRTERFWRRWISDVVYEGDWREAVHRSLITLKGLTYAPTGGIVAAATTSLPEQLGGPRNWDYRFCWLRDATMTLQALLGTGYVKEAGAWRDWLLRAVAGDPADLQIMYGIDGTRRLTEYEVDWLPGYESSAPVRVGNAAAGQFQLDVWGEVLDGLHVARQAGLSAYPQAWDLQLALLDYLEGHWKDQDRSLWEIRGPSRHFVHSKVMAWAGLDRAVQAVEHLRLEGPVDRWRATAHEIRTEVCERGYDADRRTFTQFYGSKGLDAALLLIPQVGFLPWDDDRVVGTVDAVRRELLQDGFVLRYRPDADGGVDGLPGGEGAFLACSFWLADALHGTGRTDEATELFERLLDLRNDVGILSEEYDPHLRRQLGNTPQAFSHVGLVNTARHLSGTHPAKRPRKKE; the protein is encoded by the coding sequence ATGGGGATGCGCATCGAGGACTACGCCCCCATCGGTGACCTGCACACGATGGCGCTGGTGGGGCGGAACGGCTCCATCGACTGGCTGTGCCTGCCCCGGTTCGACTCCTCGGCGTGCTTCGCCGCGCTGCTGGGCAACGAGCAGGCCGGCGCGTGGCGCATCGCCCCGGCGTCGGGCGAGACCTGCACGCGGCGGCGGTACCGCGAGGACACCCTGATCCTCGAGACCGAGTGGGACACCGACGAGGGCACCGTCCGGCTCATCGACTGCATGCCGGTGCGGGACCGCGCCGCCGACGTCGTGCGCATCGTCGAGGGCGTCTCCGGCCGGGTCCCGATGCGGATGGAGATGCGGCTGCGGTTCGACTACGGCCACATCGTCCCCTGGGTGACGCGGCGCGGCGAGCAGCTCTCCGCGGTCGCGGGCCCCGACGCGGTCTGGCTCGACACGCCCGCGCCGCTGGTCGGCAAGGACCTCTCCACCGTGGCCGAGTTCGAGGTGGCCGCCGGCCAGCGGGTGCCGTTCGTGCTGACGCACCACCCCTCCCACGAGCGCGCGCCGGAACGGCGCGACCCCGAGGAGGTGCTCCGCCGCACCGAGAGGTTCTGGCGGCGCTGGATCTCCGACGTCGTGTACGAGGGGGACTGGAGGGAGGCCGTCCACCGCTCCCTCATCACCCTCAAGGGGCTCACCTACGCACCCACGGGCGGCATCGTGGCGGCCGCGACGACGTCGTTGCCCGAGCAGCTGGGCGGCCCCCGGAACTGGGACTACCGGTTCTGCTGGCTGCGGGACGCGACGATGACGCTCCAGGCGCTGCTCGGGACGGGGTACGTCAAGGAGGCGGGGGCCTGGCGGGACTGGCTGCTGCGCGCCGTGGCGGGGGACCCCGCGGACCTGCAGATCATGTACGGCATCGACGGCACCCGGCGCCTCACCGAGTACGAGGTCGACTGGCTGCCCGGGTACGAGAGCTCCGCGCCGGTGCGGGTGGGCAACGCCGCCGCGGGGCAGTTCCAGCTCGACGTGTGGGGCGAGGTGCTCGACGGCCTGCACGTGGCCCGGCAGGCGGGGCTCTCGGCCTACCCGCAGGCGTGGGACCTGCAGCTCGCGCTCCTGGACTACCTGGAGGGCCACTGGAAGGACCAGGACAGAAGCCTGTGGGAGATCCGTGGCCCGTCGCGCCACTTCGTCCACTCCAAGGTGATGGCGTGGGCCGGCCTCGACCGTGCGGTGCAGGCGGTGGAGCACCTCCGCCTCGAGGGGCCGGTGGACCGCTGGCGGGCGACCGCCCACGAGATCCGCACCGAGGTGTGCGAGCGGGGCTACGACGCCGACCGCCGCACCTTCACGCAGTTCTACGGCTCCAAGGGGCTCGACGCCGCCCTCCTCCTCATCCCGCAGGTCGGGTTCCTGCCGTGGGACGACGATCGGGTGGTCGGCACGGTCGACGCCGTCCGCCGCGAGCTCCTCCAGGACGGCTTCGTGCTGCGCTACCGGCCCGACGCGGACGGCGGGGTCGACGGCCTGCCCGGCGGGGAGGGGGCGTTCCTGGCGTGCAGCTTCTGGCTCGCCGACGCCCTCCACGGCACCGGCCGCACGGACGAGGCGACCGAGCTGTTCGAGCGGCTGCTCGACCTGCGCAACGACGTGGGCATCCTCTCCGAGGAGTACGACCCGCACCTGCGCCGGCAGCTGGGCAACACCCCGCAGGCGTTCAGCCACGTCGGTCTGGTCAACACCGCCCGTCACCTCAGCGGCACCCACCCCGCGAAACGCCCCCGGAAGAAGGAGTGA
- a CDS encoding serine/threonine-protein kinase, whose translation MRFQVLAGRYELRRLIGRGGMAQVWEARDARLGRRVAVKTVDLATADDRALGERLRREAVAVAGLRHPDIVTVHDTGVEGETAYLVMELIDGGDLAAALRQGPLPVSEALRVAGRVAGALAAAHAAGIVHRDVKPANVLLHGDDVTVVDFGIAAATQAAGAALTQPGTVVGTAQYMAPEQGEGGEVSPASDVYALGCLLTAMVAGRPPFTGAHPLEVLRQHAAASPPRLATLAADVPHELDDLVAAMLAKRPAERPSAAAAARALEDLRARLPAAASLTPTAATEVMPATGATRAFRHDGGGADRPRAAAPGAPAGEERASPGAARSGRGWVAGVAALAVLGGVATSAVLLGGGEPAGNAPSADGAPPAATAAPTSEPPATPAPEAARPSPGPAEEPPRGRTGPVTGQGVPALLASLRTDDETRDDLQEQWDKVAEALEKGKADKAADKASDLEKQVEELTREGSLSQADADALLDEVTATLGAEVQDAGDDQQGDEKGADDGDRDRDGGGKDGGRGKD comes from the coding sequence ATGAGGTTTCAGGTTCTCGCGGGCCGCTACGAGCTGCGGCGGCTGATCGGACGAGGCGGGATGGCCCAGGTCTGGGAGGCCAGGGACGCCCGGCTCGGCCGCCGTGTCGCCGTCAAGACGGTCGACCTCGCCACGGCCGACGATCGTGCCCTCGGCGAGCGGCTGCGGCGCGAGGCGGTGGCCGTCGCGGGCCTGCGGCACCCGGACATCGTCACGGTGCACGACACGGGCGTCGAGGGGGAGACGGCCTACCTGGTCATGGAGCTGATCGACGGCGGCGACCTCGCGGCGGCGCTGCGGCAGGGCCCCCTGCCCGTGAGCGAGGCCCTCCGGGTCGCCGGGCGGGTGGCCGGAGCCCTGGCCGCGGCGCACGCGGCCGGCATCGTCCACCGCGACGTCAAGCCCGCCAACGTCCTCCTGCACGGGGACGACGTCACGGTCGTCGACTTCGGGATCGCGGCCGCGACCCAGGCCGCCGGTGCGGCTCTGACGCAGCCGGGCACCGTGGTCGGCACGGCGCAGTACATGGCTCCCGAGCAGGGGGAGGGCGGCGAGGTCTCCCCGGCGAGCGACGTCTACGCGCTCGGGTGCCTCCTCACCGCCATGGTCGCCGGACGACCTCCCTTCACCGGGGCCCACCCCCTGGAGGTCCTGCGCCAGCACGCAGCCGCGTCGCCACCACGGCTCGCCACCCTCGCCGCGGACGTGCCGCACGAGCTGGACGACCTCGTCGCGGCGATGCTGGCCAAACGGCCCGCCGAGCGTCCGTCCGCCGCGGCGGCCGCCCGTGCGCTCGAGGATCTTCGCGCCCGCCTGCCCGCTGCTGCATCGCTCACGCCCACCGCGGCGACCGAGGTGATGCCCGCTACGGGAGCCACGCGGGCGTTCAGGCACGACGGCGGGGGAGCGGACCGGCCCCGCGCGGCTGCCCCTGGCGCCCCCGCCGGTGAGGAGCGGGCTTCCCCCGGCGCGGCCCGCTCCGGGCGCGGGTGGGTCGCCGGCGTTGCGGCCCTCGCGGTGCTCGGCGGCGTCGCCACGTCGGCAGTCCTTCTCGGGGGCGGCGAGCCGGCCGGGAACGCCCCCTCGGCGGACGGTGCACCGCCCGCCGCGACCGCCGCCCCGACGTCCGAGCCGCCGGCCACGCCCGCCCCGGAGGCCGCCCGGCCGTCTCCCGGGCCGGCCGAGGAACCACCTCGGGGGCGGACCGGGCCGGTCACCGGCCAGGGGGTCCCGGCACTGCTCGCCTCGCTCCGGACCGACGACGAGACCAGGGACGACCTGCAGGAGCAGTGGGACAAGGTCGCCGAGGCCCTGGAGAAGGGCAAGGCGGACAAGGCCGCCGACAAGGCCAGCGACCTCGAGAAGCAGGTCGAGGAGCTCACCCGCGAGGGCAGCCTCAGCCAGGCCGACGCCGACGCCCTGCTGGACGAGGTCACCGCCACCCTCGGCGCTGAGGTCCAGGACGCCGGCGATGACCAGCAAGGCGACGAGAAGGGCGCCGACGACGGCGACCGGGACCGGGACGGCGGCGGCAAGGACGGTGGACGCGGCAAGGACTGA
- a CDS encoding TetR/AcrR family transcriptional regulator: MRDDGGAADGTSARPLRRDAEENRGRIVRAARELFAAQGLGVGFNDIARHAGVGVGTVYRRFPDKATLVRDALQDEVARLLEVADEALGGAPAWDGLMLLVEHVADLLAANLGLRDVALGPGQLWSEFDEVADRVRHHFEELLRRAQAEGSARADVTPQDLTMVYFMVTELALHASETNSRAYRRYLTVFMDGLRATSSATPLPEPLDEADADQIAGRWTSSS, from the coding sequence ATGAGGGACGACGGCGGAGCCGCGGACGGTACGTCCGCGCGCCCCCTGCGCCGCGACGCCGAGGAGAACCGCGGGCGCATCGTGCGCGCGGCCCGTGAGCTGTTCGCCGCGCAGGGACTGGGCGTGGGGTTCAACGACATCGCCCGCCACGCGGGCGTGGGCGTCGGCACGGTCTACCGGCGCTTCCCGGACAAGGCCACCCTGGTCCGCGACGCCCTGCAGGACGAGGTGGCCCGCCTCCTCGAGGTCGCCGACGAGGCGCTGGGCGGCGCGCCGGCGTGGGACGGCCTGATGCTCCTCGTCGAGCACGTGGCCGACCTGCTCGCCGCGAACCTCGGGCTGCGCGACGTCGCGCTCGGGCCCGGCCAGCTCTGGAGCGAGTTCGACGAGGTGGCCGACCGTGTACGGCACCACTTCGAGGAGCTGCTCCGGCGGGCCCAGGCGGAGGGGTCGGCTCGGGCCGACGTCACGCCGCAGGACCTGACGATGGTGTACTTCATGGTCACCGAGCTGGCGCTGCACGCGTCGGAGACGAACTCGCGCGCCTACCGGCGGTACCTGACGGTGTTCATGGACGGCCTGCGGGCCACGAGCTCAGCGACCCCGCTCCCCGAGCCGCTCGACGAGGCGGACGCGGACCAGATCGCCGGTCGGTGGACCTCCTCGTCCTGA
- a CDS encoding nuclease-related domain-containing protein, with product MAWEQAEALRSQAPVRTFLGRLTDAHTEERSWRVGAKGEEAVADQLARLRGRDPRWGYLNAVPVGTRGSDIDHVIMGPGGVFTINAKHHPGGKVWVAGTTLMVNGKKRPYIRNAVHEGDRASRLLSAACGFHVSVFPMIVLVGHASLTIRTPPEGVLLVNRRQLSKFLRRLPDAVPPSELGVILDQARISTTWSSR from the coding sequence ATGGCGTGGGAGCAGGCGGAGGCCCTGCGTTCGCAGGCTCCGGTGCGCACCTTCCTCGGCCGGCTCACCGACGCGCACACGGAGGAGAGGTCGTGGCGGGTCGGCGCCAAGGGGGAGGAGGCCGTGGCCGACCAGCTCGCCCGGCTGCGCGGACGCGACCCCCGCTGGGGCTACCTCAACGCGGTTCCCGTCGGCACCAGGGGCTCCGACATCGACCACGTCATCATGGGGCCGGGCGGCGTGTTCACGATCAACGCGAAGCACCATCCGGGCGGCAAGGTCTGGGTGGCGGGCACCACGCTGATGGTCAACGGCAAGAAGCGGCCCTACATCCGCAACGCTGTGCACGAGGGGGACCGGGCGTCACGGCTGCTCAGCGCAGCGTGCGGATTCCACGTGAGCGTGTTCCCCATGATCGTGCTGGTCGGACACGCCAGCCTCACGATCAGGACACCGCCCGAGGGGGTGCTCCTCGTGAACCGGCGCCAGCTTTCCAAGTTCCTCCGGCGGCTTCCCGACGCGGTGCCCCCGTCAGAGCTGGGGGTGATCCTGGACCAGGCACGGATCTCGACGACCTGGTCGAGTCGCTGA
- a CDS encoding ATP-binding protein gives MNQPLPAESYPPQDYEVVAHWLLDRSEHLSTFRADLTQALRERGAAYSDGLSGVADRMVLVASELATNAIVHALPPTKVRLLVGDEEFVLDVIDHAPELPPAISEDRALGEGGAGLKIAQRVALDVAWYSEGGAKHVWARFPRR, from the coding sequence GTGAACCAGCCCTTGCCGGCAGAGTCCTACCCGCCGCAGGACTACGAGGTGGTCGCGCACTGGCTTCTGGACCGCAGCGAGCACCTCTCCACGTTCCGGGCGGACCTCACCCAGGCGCTGCGCGAACGGGGCGCCGCCTACTCCGACGGCCTGAGCGGTGTCGCCGACCGGATGGTGCTCGTCGCCTCCGAGCTGGCCACGAACGCGATCGTCCACGCGCTGCCGCCCACGAAGGTGCGCCTGCTCGTGGGCGACGAGGAGTTCGTGCTCGACGTGATCGACCACGCCCCCGAGCTGCCGCCCGCGATCTCCGAGGACCGTGCCCTGGGCGAGGGTGGGGCCGGGCTGAAGATCGCCCAGCGCGTGGCCCTCGACGTCGCCTGGTACTCCGAGGGCGGAGCCAAGCACGTGTGGGCCCGCTTCCCCAGGCGGTAG
- a CDS encoding MMPL family transporter — translation MAELLYRLGRFAARRAWLVVSAWLVVLVAVGAAFATFGGTLSTAITIPGTPTAEVTDRLQAEFPDAAGGTGTVVLHTADGSPFTDAQRDALTGVFAEVSDVEGVSTVVDPFAVTAQLADQEKQIADGRAQIAAGREQIDAGRQQLEGARAQLDAGQAELDAARSQAETAGMLAQAQPQLDAQQAQLDAGRTELEKQSAELEAQSEELEAGSTKLELGAEQLAMAGGIRTVSEDGSAATVTVQFTDPTYEVPTETKQGVEAAFEDNPVDGVDVDYSAEITQSIDSIAGAAELIGLGVAVVVLIVMLGTLVAAGLPILSALIGVGVGALGALALSGTIEMLSVTPVLGLMLGLAVGIDYSLFILNRHRRQLREGMELHESIGLATGTSGNAVVFAGLTVLIALLALNVTGIGFLGLMGTVAAACVAIAVLVAVTLMPALLRLVGHRVLPRRLRGRTVRPHERKPARAMSTGAAVLSIVTGVAALVVVALPALDMRLGLPDGSSEPQDSTQYRAYSVIEDKFGAGQNGPLLVVAELPAGTEEADVQAIQVAVGRQIMGLDDVVAVAPVGTSEDLALAAFQVVPAEGPSTESTEQLVHELRDLRVDGEPDVDLAVAGAASGNIDISEKLSNALPAYLGLVIGLSLIILVLVFRSILVPVIATGGFILSVFAAFGGVTAIYQWGWLGEVFGVHTPGPVLNFLPTILIGVLFGLAMDYQLFLVSGMREAYVHGTPAREAVIEGRRAGRAVVTAAAIIMISVFGGFMFSHMAMIRPIGFGLAFGVLVDAFLVRMLLVPALMHLAGDKAWWLPRWLDRLLPNVDVEGAALERRHHHEPEIEPAGSAVGS, via the coding sequence ATGGCAGAACTGCTCTACCGGCTCGGCAGGTTCGCAGCCCGGCGCGCCTGGCTCGTGGTCTCGGCCTGGCTGGTCGTGCTGGTCGCCGTCGGGGCGGCGTTCGCCACCTTCGGCGGCACGCTCAGCACCGCCATCACCATCCCGGGCACCCCGACGGCGGAGGTCACCGACCGCCTCCAGGCCGAGTTCCCCGACGCCGCGGGCGGGACGGGCACCGTCGTCCTCCACACCGCCGACGGCTCGCCGTTCACCGACGCCCAGCGTGATGCGCTCACCGGCGTCTTCGCCGAGGTCTCCGACGTCGAGGGCGTCAGCACCGTCGTCGACCCGTTCGCCGTGACGGCCCAGCTGGCGGACCAGGAGAAGCAGATCGCCGACGGGCGCGCGCAGATCGCCGCCGGACGGGAGCAGATCGACGCGGGCCGCCAGCAGCTCGAGGGCGCCCGCGCCCAGCTCGACGCCGGGCAGGCCGAGCTCGACGCCGCCCGCTCCCAGGCCGAGACGGCCGGGATGCTCGCGCAGGCGCAGCCCCAGCTCGACGCCCAGCAGGCCCAGCTCGACGCCGGGCGCACCGAGCTCGAGAAGCAGTCCGCCGAGCTGGAGGCGCAGAGCGAGGAGCTCGAGGCCGGCAGCACGAAGCTCGAGCTCGGCGCCGAGCAGCTCGCCATGGCCGGCGGGATCCGCACCGTCTCCGAAGACGGCTCCGCCGCCACCGTGACCGTGCAGTTCACGGACCCGACCTACGAGGTGCCCACCGAGACCAAGCAGGGCGTCGAGGCCGCGTTCGAGGACAACCCGGTCGACGGCGTCGACGTCGACTACTCCGCCGAGATCACCCAGAGCATCGACAGCATCGCCGGCGCCGCCGAGCTCATCGGCCTCGGGGTCGCCGTCGTCGTCCTCATCGTCATGCTCGGCACCCTCGTCGCCGCGGGGCTGCCCATCCTCTCCGCCCTCATCGGCGTCGGGGTCGGCGCCCTCGGTGCGCTCGCGCTGTCCGGCACGATCGAGATGCTGAGCGTCACGCCCGTCCTGGGCCTCATGCTCGGCCTCGCCGTCGGCATCGACTACTCCCTGTTCATCCTCAACCGGCACCGCCGCCAGCTCCGCGAGGGCATGGAGCTGCACGAGTCCATCGGCCTGGCCACCGGGACGTCCGGCAACGCCGTCGTCTTCGCCGGCCTCACCGTGCTCATCGCCCTGCTGGCGCTCAACGTCACCGGCATCGGGTTCCTCGGGCTCATGGGCACCGTCGCGGCCGCCTGCGTGGCGATCGCCGTGCTCGTGGCCGTCACCCTCATGCCGGCCCTGCTCCGGCTCGTGGGGCACCGGGTGCTGCCGCGCCGGCTGCGGGGGCGGACCGTGCGCCCGCACGAGCGCAAGCCCGCGCGCGCCATGTCCACCGGCGCCGCCGTGCTCTCCATCGTCACCGGGGTGGCCGCGCTCGTCGTCGTCGCCCTGCCCGCGCTCGACATGCGCCTCGGCCTGCCGGACGGGTCCTCCGAGCCGCAGGACTCCACCCAGTACCGCGCCTACTCCGTGATCGAGGACAAGTTCGGCGCCGGGCAGAACGGCCCGCTGCTGGTCGTGGCGGAGCTGCCCGCCGGGACCGAGGAGGCCGACGTGCAGGCGATCCAGGTCGCCGTCGGCAGGCAGATCATGGGCCTCGACGACGTCGTGGCGGTCGCCCCGGTCGGGACGTCCGAGGACCTCGCGCTCGCCGCGTTCCAGGTGGTCCCCGCCGAGGGGCCGAGCACCGAGTCCACCGAGCAGCTGGTCCACGAGCTGCGCGACCTCCGCGTCGACGGCGAGCCCGACGTCGACCTGGCGGTCGCCGGCGCGGCCAGCGGGAACATCGACATCTCGGAGAAGCTCTCGAACGCGCTGCCCGCCTACCTCGGGCTGGTCATCGGGCTCTCGCTGATCATCCTCGTGCTGGTGTTCCGCTCGATCCTCGTGCCGGTCATCGCCACGGGCGGGTTCATCCTGTCGGTGTTCGCGGCCTTCGGCGGCGTCACCGCGATCTACCAGTGGGGCTGGCTGGGGGAGGTCTTCGGCGTCCACACGCCCGGGCCGGTGCTGAACTTCCTGCCGACGATCCTCATCGGCGTCCTGTTCGGGCTGGCGATGGACTACCAGCTCTTCCTGGTCTCGGGCATGCGGGAGGCCTACGTGCACGGCACGCCGGCCCGCGAGGCGGTCATCGAGGGGCGCCGGGCCGGCCGTGCGGTGGTCACCGCCGCGGCGATCATCATGATCTCCGTCTTCGGCGGGTTCATGTTCTCCCACATGGCGATGATCCGGCCGATCGGCTTCGGTCTCGCGTTCGGCGTGCTCGTCGACGCCTTCCTCGTCCGCATGCTCCTCGTGCCGGCGCTCATGCACCTCGCCGGCGACAAGGCCTGGTGGCTCCCGCGCTGGCTCGACCGGCTGCTGCCGAACGTCGACGTCGAGGGGGCCGCGCTCGAGCGGCGGCACCACCACGAGCCGGAGATCGAGCCGGCCGGGTCCGCCGTCGGCTCCTAA
- a CDS encoding glucose 1-dehydrogenase, protein MRALTVVPGQAGSLAVTDVPEPDDAQGDVVVDGVALGVCGTDREIAGGEYGWAPPGHERLVLGHESLGRVRTAPEGAAVSPGDLVVGVVRRPDPEPCGACAHDEFDMCRNGRYTERGIKERDGYGSQVWRVEADYAVRLDPGLADVGMLLEPTSVVAKAWEQVERVGERSWFEPHRVLVTGAGPIGLLAAMLGAQRGLEVHVLDRVTEGPKPGLVADLGATFHTGSLEDVAARVSPDVVVEATGASSVVIDAMASTAAYGIVCLTGVSAAGRRITVDAGQLNREIVLENDVVVGSVNANLRHYAAAADALARADRDWLARLISRRVPLERAAEAFERRPEDIKVVLDLAGAA, encoded by the coding sequence ATGCGCGCCCTCACCGTGGTCCCCGGCCAGGCCGGCAGCCTCGCCGTCACCGACGTCCCCGAGCCCGACGACGCCCAGGGCGACGTGGTCGTCGACGGCGTCGCGCTCGGCGTGTGCGGCACCGACCGGGAGATCGCCGGAGGCGAGTACGGCTGGGCGCCGCCGGGGCACGAGCGTCTCGTACTCGGCCATGAGTCGCTCGGACGGGTCCGTACCGCACCCGAGGGAGCCGCGGTCTCGCCGGGCGACCTCGTCGTGGGCGTCGTGCGCCGGCCGGACCCCGAGCCCTGCGGCGCCTGCGCCCACGACGAGTTCGACATGTGCCGCAACGGCCGGTACACCGAGCGCGGCATCAAGGAGCGCGACGGCTACGGCAGCCAGGTGTGGCGGGTGGAGGCCGACTACGCCGTCCGTCTCGACCCCGGGCTCGCCGACGTCGGCATGCTGCTCGAGCCGACCAGCGTCGTCGCCAAGGCGTGGGAGCAGGTCGAGCGGGTGGGGGAGCGCTCCTGGTTCGAGCCGCACCGGGTCCTCGTCACCGGTGCCGGACCGATCGGGCTGCTGGCCGCCATGCTCGGCGCGCAGCGCGGCCTGGAGGTCCACGTCCTCGACCGGGTCACCGAGGGTCCCAAGCCCGGGCTGGTCGCCGACCTCGGTGCCACCTTCCACACCGGGAGCCTGGAGGACGTCGCCGCCCGGGTCAGCCCCGACGTCGTCGTCGAGGCCACCGGGGCGAGCAGCGTCGTCATCGACGCGATGGCCAGCACCGCCGCGTACGGGATCGTCTGCCTCACCGGCGTCTCCGCCGCCGGGCGGCGCATCACCGTCGACGCCGGCCAGCTCAACCGCGAGATCGTGCTCGAGAACGACGTGGTGGTCGGCTCGGTCAACGCCAACCTCCGCCACTACGCCGCCGCTGCGGACGCCCTCGCCCGCGCGGACCGGGACTGGCTCGCGCGTCTCATCAGCCGGCGGGTTCCTCTGGAACGTGCGGCCGAGGCGTTCGAGCGCCGGCCCGAGGACATCAAGGTGGTGCTCGACCTCGCCGGTGCCGCGTAG
- a CDS encoding EamA family transporter: MSRSPGRSSALALTATTALAPAVWGSTYLVTTELLPPGHPLWLGVIRALPAGLVILALTRRLPHGGWWWRAAVLGTMNIGAFFALLFVAAYRLPGGVAATLGGASPLLVAGLGALVLGERPTRARLGFGVLGLVGVALMVLRADAALDAVGVAAGLAGTVSMAAGIVLTKRWGRPVGPVTFTAWQLTAGGLVLLPLALAAEGAPPPVDAPALAGYGWLALVGTLGGYLLWFRGLGSLPVSATSFLGLVSPGVATLLGWLVLDQDLTGLQATGFALAMAAVVGAQPISSRRSAETAPPPESLGTTSERPRATGTHPETTVSPPAVAVTGTRA, translated from the coding sequence ATGTCCCGATCGCCCGGCCGCTCCTCCGCCCTCGCCCTCACCGCGACGACCGCCCTCGCGCCGGCCGTGTGGGGCAGCACCTATCTCGTCACCACCGAGCTCCTGCCGCCCGGGCACCCGCTGTGGCTCGGCGTCATCCGCGCCCTGCCGGCCGGGCTGGTCATCCTGGCCCTCACCCGACGGCTTCCCCACGGCGGGTGGTGGTGGCGGGCCGCCGTGCTCGGCACCATGAACATCGGCGCCTTCTTCGCACTGCTCTTCGTGGCGGCCTACCGGTTGCCGGGCGGGGTCGCGGCGACGCTCGGCGGGGCCTCGCCGCTGCTGGTCGCCGGGCTCGGCGCCCTCGTTCTCGGTGAACGACCGACCCGCGCCCGCCTCGGGTTCGGCGTGCTCGGCCTGGTCGGTGTGGCCCTGATGGTGCTGCGGGCGGACGCCGCGCTCGACGCCGTCGGGGTCGCCGCGGGGCTGGCCGGCACCGTGTCCATGGCCGCCGGGATCGTGCTGACGAAGCGGTGGGGGCGGCCCGTCGGCCCGGTCACGTTCACGGCGTGGCAGCTGACCGCGGGCGGGCTGGTGCTGCTGCCGCTGGCCCTCGCCGCGGAGGGGGCCCCACCGCCGGTGGACGCTCCGGCGCTGGCCGGGTACGGCTGGCTCGCCCTCGTCGGGACGCTCGGCGGGTACCTGCTCTGGTTCCGCGGGCTCGGCAGCCTGCCCGTCTCCGCGACGTCGTTCCTCGGGCTGGTCTCCCCCGGCGTCGCCACGCTGCTCGGCTGGCTGGTGCTCGATCAGGACCTGACCGGCCTGCAGGCGACCGGGTTCGCGCTGGCGATGGCCGCCGTCGTCGGGGCGCAGCCGATCTCCTCCAGGCGCTCTGCCGAGACCGCCCCGCCGCCCGAATCTCTCGGAACGACGTCGGAGCGCCCGAGGGCGACCGGGACGCACCCGGAGACCACCGTCTCGCCTCCCGCCGTGGCTGTCACCGGCACGCGAGCGTGA